The following are from one region of the Nicotiana tomentosiformis chromosome 7, ASM39032v3, whole genome shotgun sequence genome:
- the LOC138895543 gene encoding uncharacterized protein, producing MQLEKNRHLDYKARYYLAIKIELHVSKKVLHEKSSKETWTILVKSYQRVADTKTEKLQEFKSQFELAYMRLTESVKECFTRIEDIVNGRFGCKGCPSKSGWCFTEKLFDGIEDEPSNERSKIVHQEKVSNNLPKIEAEIACDLEPEHMIIDIEDTINFVPLFEIACFKEHDEMSIGGITLQPIEWQIGVEWLYKSNCKATGEVDDFKVKENYIDDILKGFTMSKDKLYMSNIQDKLKLTKDGTRDFVDATYFRKLMKSLRYLTSIRLDVIHGTLKFEDLGLREAVEN from the exons ATGCAATTAGAGAAAAATAGACATTTAGATTATAAGGCACGTTACTATCTCGCCATCAAGATCGAATTGCATGTATCTAAAAAAGTTTTGCATGAAAAGTCATCAAAGGAGACTTGGACAATCTTGGTGAAGTCATATCAAAGAGTTGCTGACACGAAGACGGAGAAACTGCAAGAGTTTAAGAGTCAATTTGAGTTGGCTTATATGAGACTAACAGAGTCTGTCAAAGAATGTTTTACAAGAATTGAAGATATAGTCAATG GACGATTTGGTTGCAAGGGATGCCCGTCCAAAAGTGGTTGGTGTTTCACAGAAAAATTATTTGATGGTATTGAAGATGAACCTAGTAATGAAAGAAGCAAGATAGTTCATCAAGAGAAAGTTTCTAACAATCTACCTAAGATTGAGGCAGAAATAGCTTGCGATCTAGAACCAGAACACATGATTATAGATATTGAAGATACAATCAATTTCGTGCCATTGTTCGAGATTGCATGTTTCAAGGAGCATGACGAAATGTCCATTGGTGGCATTACCCTACAACCTATAGAATGGCAAATTGGAGTTGAATGGTTGTACAAGTCCAACTGCAAGGCAACTGGAGAAGTAGATGATttcaaagtaaaggaaaattatattgatgatattttgaaggGATTTACCATGAGTAAAGACAAATTATATATGAGCAATATTCAAGATAAATTGAAGTTGACTAAAGATGGCACTCGTGATTTTGTTGATGCTACATATTTTAGGAAATTGATGAAGAGTCTAAGGTACTTGACTTCTATAAGGcttgatgttattcatggcaCGCTCAAGTTTGAAGATCTTGGTTTAAGGGAGGCTGTTGAAAATTAA